In Caballeronia sp. TF1N1, the DNA window CGAACGGTCCATCAGCACGACCTTGCGCGCATAGTCGCGCTCGGTCACGATCCCGACGATCTCCTCGTTCTCCGTGACGATCACCGCGCCGATATGGCGGTCGGCCATCAATCTGATTGCATCGTAGACCGATGCAGTTGCCGCGATCGTGATGACCGTCTGATCGGGTTTGGAACTGAGTACCTGTGCGACTGTTGCCATCGAGCGCCTCCGTCTGGCTTCGCGCGGCTCACCGGCCGATGAACACGCGCTTTTGTTGTGCGGAACCGATGTTGCGCGTAACGGGCGAGGCAGTTCGTCGTGCGACATGTAGCGCGGGCTTAAAAGTGACCGGCTGCATCGGCGAAAGTCCGACCGTGGAAAAAGTATAGATCAACCCCGGCTCGCGGATATGCGCCCGTCCGCTCGCATGTTTGTGCAAGCCCGCTGGACTTGCGTTTGCGCGCGCAAGGCGCGTCGCCTTCAGTTTTGTCGATTCGTGCCGCTAATCAGACACGCGCGCCGCGATGCGCGCATCAAGCGGCGCAATGAGGCGCCGCTCATGGAGATGACAAAGGTGAGCAGTTCACAACAGGATATCGAGCAGCGCGTGCGGCTCGCGGGCAGCAACATGTTCGAGCTGCTTCTGTTCAGGCTCGGCGAGGCGCCGGGTTCGGAACAGCGCGAGCTCTACGGCATCAACGTGTTCAAGGTGCGCGAGATTCTCGCGATGCCGACGATCACCGCCGTCGCGGGATCGAGCGCGGAAATTCTCGGCGTCGCCGACATTCGCGGGCAGATCATTCCCGTGATCGATCTGGCGCGCATCACCGGATGCCGGCCGAAAAACGGTCCGAAGATCCTGCTCGTCACCGAGTTCGCGCGTACCACGCAGGGCTTCGCGGTCGAGGAAGTCGATGACATCGTGCGGCTGGAGTGGAATCAGGTGCTGTCGGCGGAATCGCATTCGGGCGGCAGCACGGTAACGAGCTTCGCGCGGCTGGACGGCAACGTCGACGGATCGCGTCTTGCGCAAGTGCTGGATGTCGAGCGCATCGTGCGGGAAGTGCTGCCGGGGCAGGAATCGGATATCACCGAGGAAAGCACGGGCCGCCTGCGGCTCAAGCCCGGCGCGCGCGTGCTCGCCGCGGACGACTCGGGCGTGGCGCGCTCGCTCATCGGACAGAGCCTCACCGCGATGGGCGTGCCCTTCGTCATGACCAAGACCGGTCAGGAAGCGTGGGACGTGCTGGAATCGGCGCTCAGAAAGGCGCAGAAGGACGGCACGGAAGTGTCGGATCAGATCGCGCTCGTGCTGACGGACCTGGAAATGCCGGAGATGGACGGCTTCACGCTCACGCGACGGATCAAGGCGGAATCCGGTTTGCAGCATATTCCGGTGGTGATCCACTCGTCGCTTTCGGGTTCCGCGAACGAGCAGCACGTTCGCAAAGTCGGAGCGAATGCGTATGTGTCGAAGTTCGAGGCTTCCGAACTCGCAACCGTCATGCGCGGCGCATTGGCCAACGCGGCCTGAAAACCGAGCGATCAAACGAAATCGGCGCCCGAGATAACAGACCTTGTGAGTCTGTTTCTCCGGGCGCCGTTTTCTTTGCTTATTGCGTACTGGTCAGTCCGTTTAGCCGAACCATAATCCGGCCGGACTGCTTCGATCAGTGACCGAAGAAAACCGAGTTTGCGTTGTTGTCGCCGTTGGCTTGCGCACGGTTGCCCGATTGAGCCAGCGAGTCACGCGAACCGCCGAAAGCGCGATTGTCGCCATGAGCCGCTTCTTCAGCAGCAATGGTTTGTGCGCTCGGGCCTTGTTGCGAGCTCGGCGCGCCGACTGCCGGACGGTAGAACGGAGCCGGGCCGTAGCCGCTTGCAAATGCGGGTGCTGCGAGCGTGGCGGAAGCGGCGATCAAAAGCGTAGCGATAAGATTGCGTTTCATGGTGAGCTCCAAAGACGGTTGACGTTCAATCAGAAAGCGCCGCAGCGGTCTTGCGAGAAACTGTCTGCTACGTCGATGAAATGCAGTGTATACCCCTACTATCGTTTTTTTATCTCGATATCTTTCAACACACTTTTCACGCTGAACCAACAATCGCTGGCAGCACGATTGTGCTTAAGTTCTGAGTAGCCTTTTCGGATAAGGGTTTGCGGACG includes these proteins:
- a CDS encoding chemotaxis protein codes for the protein MSSSQQDIEQRVRLAGSNMFELLLFRLGEAPGSEQRELYGINVFKVREILAMPTITAVAGSSAEILGVADIRGQIIPVIDLARITGCRPKNGPKILLVTEFARTTQGFAVEEVDDIVRLEWNQVLSAESHSGGSTVTSFARLDGNVDGSRLAQVLDVERIVREVLPGQESDITEESTGRLRLKPGARVLAADDSGVARSLIGQSLTAMGVPFVMTKTGQEAWDVLESALRKAQKDGTEVSDQIALVLTDLEMPEMDGFTLTRRIKAESGLQHIPVVIHSSLSGSANEQHVRKVGANAYVSKFEASELATVMRGALANAA